In Saccharicrinis carchari, one genomic interval encodes:
- a CDS encoding response regulator, which translates to MKNAGVVLYVDDEPINLKLFNIMFRNIFKIITAQSGSEALELLQSNPEVNVVVSDMKMPGMNGLEFIETARIQRGEIPFFLLSGYGMTPEIEKALNDQLIDGYFQKPLKKSLVEQELIKHMN; encoded by the coding sequence ATGAAGAATGCAGGTGTTGTTCTTTATGTTGATGACGAACCAATCAACTTAAAATTATTTAATATCATGTTTCGGAATATTTTTAAAATTATCACGGCCCAATCCGGGAGCGAAGCGCTTGAGTTGTTGCAAAGCAACCCGGAGGTTAATGTTGTGGTAAGCGATATGAAAATGCCCGGAATGAATGGTTTGGAGTTTATTGAAACTGCGCGTATTCAAAGAGGGGAGATACCATTCTTTCTTTTGTCGGGATACGGTATGACCCCCGAAATAGAAAAAGCTTTAAACGACCAACTTATTGATGGCTATTTCCAGAAGCCGCTGAAAAAATCATTAGTGGAACAAGAGTTGATTAAACATATGAATTAG
- a CDS encoding peroxiredoxin, whose translation MEEQKLEQEVISMPRIGDPAPEFTAVTTQGDINFPKDYAGEWVILFSHPADFTPVCTSEFMTFATMEEKFAKANCKLVGLSIDGLYSHIAWLRTIKEKIEYKGMKNVEVKFPLIEDISMNVAKKYGMIQPNEDSTKAVRAVFFIDPKGIIRTIIYYPLSLGRNFEELYRVVIALQAADEFGVATPADWQPGDDVIVSPAGSCGSAQERMEDSAIDCKDWFFCTKKLDKNLVLDKILKK comes from the coding sequence ATGGAAGAACAAAAATTAGAACAAGAAGTAATAAGTATGCCACGCATTGGCGACCCGGCACCGGAATTTACTGCAGTAACTACGCAGGGCGATATTAATTTTCCAAAAGATTATGCAGGCGAATGGGTAATCCTATTTAGCCATCCGGCCGACTTTACACCGGTATGCACCTCAGAGTTTATGACCTTTGCCACCATGGAAGAAAAATTTGCAAAAGCCAACTGCAAATTGGTGGGGCTTTCTATTGACGGACTTTACAGCCACATTGCCTGGTTGCGTACCATTAAAGAGAAAATTGAATACAAGGGCATGAAAAATGTTGAAGTGAAATTCCCCTTGATTGAAGATATTTCGATGAACGTAGCCAAAAAGTACGGTATGATTCAACCTAATGAGGATAGCACAAAAGCCGTTAGAGCGGTATTTTTTATCGATCCCAAAGGAATTATCCGTACCATTATTTATTACCCGCTAAGCTTAGGCCGTAACTTTGAGGAATTGTATCGCGTTGTAATAGCACTACAGGCCGCCGATGAATTTGGTGTGGCCACACCAGCCGACTGGCAGCCTGGCGACGATGTAATCGTTAGTCCGGCCGGATCGTGCGGATCGGCTCAGGAACGCATGGAAGACAGTGCAATTGATTGTAAGGATTGGTTTTTCTGCACCAAAAAACTGGACAAAAATCTTGTGTTAGACAAGATACTTAAGAAGTAA
- a CDS encoding helix-turn-helix transcriptional regulator codes for MQVEPNEAKKIKIAIAAKQFLYRLGIKTIISVIGVEPELYETNDYDNITQCLKHHPDIEYLIINQDILPLAKEKSLQSLKELCPCGKLMVIGDASMKHCSCASFMHNIDNQKDVLEKFQEFFFEPDKNPIEHENTTLLSDREIEVLTAVAMGYSNKEIAEKLFISSNTVITHRKNITEKLGIKTIAGLTVYAIINNLIDPETVKSK; via the coding sequence ATGCAAGTGGAACCAAATGAAGCCAAAAAAATAAAAATAGCCATTGCAGCGAAACAATTTTTATATCGGCTGGGCATAAAAACCATTATTAGCGTAATCGGTGTTGAACCTGAGCTATACGAAACAAACGATTACGATAATATCACACAATGCTTAAAACATCATCCCGATATTGAATACCTAATTATAAATCAAGATATTTTACCACTCGCCAAAGAGAAATCTCTGCAATCACTTAAAGAATTATGTCCTTGCGGAAAATTAATGGTGATAGGGGATGCGTCGATGAAACACTGTTCGTGCGCCAGCTTTATGCATAATATCGACAACCAAAAAGATGTACTCGAAAAATTTCAGGAATTCTTTTTTGAACCGGACAAAAACCCAATTGAACATGAAAACACCACACTCTTAAGCGACCGGGAGATAGAAGTATTAACAGCAGTAGCTATGGGGTACTCAAACAAAGAAATTGCCGAAAAATTGTTTATAAGCTCCAATACTGTTATCACCCACCGAAAAAATATAACAGAAAAATTAGGGATTAAAACCATTGCCGGCCTAACCGTGTATGCCATTATAAATAATCTTATTGATCCGGAGACTGTTAAAAGCAAATAG
- a CDS encoding 1-phosphofructokinase family hexose kinase: MVLTVTLNPAIDKILIVDSFEVHKLHRLSKGEMSMVSAGGKGVNIANTLAKMGDEVIASGFAGGHAGHMLCDAIRKEGITTNFIFTQGSTRTNISILDRENETLTEINDFGQEIPQEDITFFMENYERLLARVKLIAIAGSLPLGVLPEIYIQMVDLARKQGKKVMVHTSPKYLPVLMEAQPFLINPDMRSDHFILGKNVDGVDQFISTGREILKKCPNTEYIIFTHRLENVVVVSQSKAFVLRPRNMSIVNMLGYADAYLAGFIHAYINREKEEEVLRYASAAGLTDVEDIYKEISAIDKIGANLSRIDIEVVNF, translated from the coding sequence ATGGTACTAACAGTTACTTTAAACCCGGCCATCGATAAAATACTTATTGTTGATTCTTTTGAGGTGCATAAGTTACATCGGCTTTCGAAAGGAGAAATGAGTATGGTTTCTGCTGGTGGCAAAGGGGTAAACATTGCCAATACACTTGCTAAAATGGGTGATGAGGTAATCGCTTCCGGCTTTGCCGGGGGACATGCCGGCCATATGTTATGCGATGCCATCAGAAAAGAAGGCATCACTACCAATTTTATCTTCACTCAGGGTTCTACACGCACTAACATCTCTATTTTGGATAGAGAAAATGAAACATTAACGGAGATTAATGATTTTGGTCAAGAAATACCGCAAGAGGATATAACGTTTTTTATGGAGAATTACGAGCGACTATTAGCCAGAGTAAAATTAATTGCCATTGCCGGATCCTTACCACTGGGTGTATTGCCCGAGATATATATTCAGATGGTTGATTTGGCGCGCAAACAGGGCAAAAAAGTAATGGTGCATACCTCTCCAAAATATTTACCCGTTTTAATGGAGGCACAGCCTTTTTTAATAAATCCGGATATGAGATCAGATCATTTTATACTGGGAAAAAATGTGGACGGAGTAGATCAATTTATTAGCACAGGACGAGAGATATTAAAAAAATGTCCGAACACCGAATATATCATTTTTACACATCGACTGGAGAATGTAGTTGTGGTGTCTCAATCAAAGGCTTTTGTATTACGACCTCGAAATATGAGCATAGTTAATATGTTGGGATATGCCGACGCCTATTTGGCAGGTTTTATTCATGCTTATATAAATAGAGAAAAAGAGGAGGAAGTACTGCGCTATGCTTCAGCAGCCGGATTAACTGACGTGGAGGATATTTATAAGGAAATATCAGCTATTGATAAAATTGGAGCTAATTTATCCAGAATTGATATAGAAGTAGTTAATTTTTAG
- a CDS encoding YkgJ family cysteine cluster protein, with protein sequence MECRIGCAACCIAPSISSAMPKMPYGKPAGVPCAHLTAEFKCELFGKEERPAVCAGFKAEPDFCGNNRAEAIHILTQLE encoded by the coding sequence ATGGAATGTAGAATTGGATGTGCGGCCTGTTGCATTGCTCCGTCGATATCATCGGCGATGCCAAAAATGCCCTATGGTAAACCTGCCGGTGTTCCCTGCGCCCATTTGACGGCGGAATTTAAGTGTGAGCTTTTTGGGAAAGAAGAACGTCCGGCTGTGTGTGCCGGATTTAAAGCAGAACCGGACTTTTGCGGTAACAACCGTGCAGAAGCCATCCATATTTTAACCCAATTAGAATAA
- a CDS encoding (deoxy)nucleoside triphosphate pyrophosphohydrolase: MITVTAAIIQKASKILITRRGPGKHMAGHWEFPGGKLDANETEQECLAREIKEELNITIKINDFYMENTHQYEAKQILLRAYKCVHLSGNIVLHDHDKMAWITKEELNNYKFAPADIPIVVALAKV; encoded by the coding sequence ATGATAACAGTAACAGCGGCCATCATACAAAAAGCATCTAAAATCCTGATTACACGCAGGGGACCCGGTAAGCATATGGCCGGGCATTGGGAGTTTCCCGGCGGTAAATTAGATGCCAACGAAACCGAGCAAGAATGTTTGGCCAGGGAAATTAAAGAAGAATTAAATATTACGATAAAGATAAATGACTTTTACATGGAGAACACGCACCAATATGAAGCGAAGCAAATCCTTTTAAGGGCTTATAAATGCGTACACCTTTCGGGCAACATTGTATTACACGATCATGATAAAATGGCCTGGATAACAAAGGAGGAGTTGAATAATTACAAGTTTGCTCCTGCGGACATCCCTATTGTAGTAGCTTTAGCCAAAGTTTAA
- a CDS encoding ArsB/NhaD family transporter codes for MLLLVSSQISTFHIIIALVVFTLTFTLITTEKLPNAIAAMLGGFLFVAFHIISQNEAVEYIDFDTIGLLCGMMMTVAIMRKTGLFEYIAIKGIKITGGNPWRILVVLSIVTAVLSAFLDNVTTVLIIVPLTFAVADTIKISPLPLLISEILFSNIGGAATLIGDPPNIMIGGATHLDFMDFIINNLPIVIIVSIVTFGLLSIIYKKKLNAIEVDTSKVDAFDEKRAIKDKKFLIKNLIVFALIIGAFMTHHIHHVSLASVALGGGFLLMMITKEDPEEILKEVEWPTLFFFIGLFVIVGGLEKTGVITYLADQMIVATGGEAVKASQLILWMSAICTTFINSIPYTATMISVIENMGEAAGGNIDSLWWALSLGACFGGNGTLIGAAANIIVAGFTQKTDHPLRFKEYLKIGIPLMLVSIALASLYIHFRYFLL; via the coding sequence ATGTTGTTACTCGTTTCAAGTCAAATAAGCACTTTCCATATAATTATTGCCTTAGTTGTGTTTACACTGACTTTTACATTGATTACGACGGAAAAACTGCCCAATGCCATTGCTGCCATGTTAGGTGGTTTCCTGTTTGTTGCATTCCATATTATTAGCCAGAATGAGGCCGTGGAATATATTGATTTTGATACAATTGGCTTACTTTGCGGTATGATGATGACGGTTGCCATCATGCGAAAAACAGGCTTGTTTGAATATATTGCTATCAAAGGCATAAAAATTACAGGTGGAAACCCATGGCGAATATTGGTGGTTTTATCCATCGTAACCGCCGTATTATCGGCATTTCTTGATAATGTAACAACAGTTCTAATTATCGTTCCTTTAACCTTTGCGGTTGCCGATACCATTAAAATAAGTCCATTGCCCTTACTGATTTCTGAAATTCTTTTTTCCAATATTGGCGGAGCCGCCACCTTAATTGGCGATCCACCCAATATAATGATCGGGGGTGCTACCCATCTCGATTTTATGGACTTTATCATTAACAACTTGCCTATTGTTATAATCGTTTCAATTGTTACATTCGGCTTGCTAAGCATAATCTATAAAAAAAAGCTTAATGCAATAGAAGTTGACACGAGCAAAGTGGATGCCTTTGATGAGAAACGAGCCATTAAGGATAAAAAATTTTTGATTAAAAACTTAATTGTTTTTGCGCTGATTATTGGAGCTTTTATGACGCACCATATACATCATGTTAGTCTTGCTTCGGTTGCACTGGGGGGAGGTTTTTTACTGATGATGATCACCAAAGAAGATCCTGAAGAGATTTTAAAGGAAGTAGAGTGGCCTACCTTATTCTTTTTTATTGGTTTATTTGTTATCGTTGGAGGCCTCGAAAAAACAGGTGTAATAACCTATCTGGCCGATCAAATGATTGTTGCTACCGGAGGAGAAGCCGTGAAAGCATCCCAGCTTATTTTATGGATGTCGGCTATATGTACTACCTTTATCAATAGCATTCCATATACGGCTACCATGATTTCCGTAATAGAAAATATGGGGGAAGCAGCAGGAGGAAATATCGATTCGCTTTGGTGGGCATTATCCTTAGGCGCCTGCTTTGGCGGCAATGGGACTTTGATAGGTGCAGCCGCCAATATTATTGTGGCCGGATTTACGCAAAAAACGGATCATCCTTTGCGCTTTAAAGAGTATTTAAAAATAGGCATTCCGCTTATGTTAGTATCTATTGCACTTGCTTCGTTGTATATCCATTTTAGGTACTTTTTATTATAG
- a CDS encoding CPCC family cysteine-rich protein, translating to MKKIDLNEYCPCCGYNSFDPKKRLELEICPICFWEDDPLQFNDPHLEFSGNLVSLSQAQQNYTHSGASHEDMKRYCQKPGENAKRNPEWS from the coding sequence ATGAAAAAAATTGACCTCAACGAATACTGCCCCTGCTGCGGATACAACTCTTTTGATCCGAAAAAAAGACTTGAATTGGAAATATGTCCCATTTGCTTTTGGGAGGACGATCCCCTGCAATTTAACGATCCCCATCTCGAATTCAGTGGCAATCTGGTATCGCTTAGCCAGGCACAACAAAATTATACTCACTCTGGTGCTAGCCACGAAGATATGAAGCGTTACTGCCAAAAACCGGGCGAAAATGCAAAACGAAATCCGGAGTGGTCCTAA
- a CDS encoding hemerythrin domain-containing protein, whose product MNKNLPFTSQTKMADVIHMDYRLIPIIGRFGIDYGFSNKTVFEVCKQHDINVWFFLAIINSYHNHKYFPEKQLQNFNVQLIIHYLSRTHAYYLNSKVPDIEGCIEEMKKQSTDANFQNVNLLSNFFEQYKVELKKHLDKEDYVVFPYVISLEQALESKQIDAELIQRVKEQPIEEYERSHENMEVKLSDLKNLIIRHLPPVLCKDSCQKLLTELFRLEADLENHSRIEDNVLIPKVKLLEQKILDASGTK is encoded by the coding sequence ATGAACAAAAACTTACCGTTTACCTCGCAAACCAAAATGGCGGATGTAATACATATGGATTACAGACTTATCCCTATTATCGGGAGGTTTGGCATCGATTATGGTTTCAGCAATAAAACCGTTTTTGAAGTTTGTAAACAACACGACATCAATGTTTGGTTTTTTTTGGCCATTATCAACTCCTATCATAATCACAAGTACTTCCCCGAAAAACAACTTCAGAATTTTAATGTGCAACTCATCATCCATTATTTATCGCGGACACATGCATATTATTTAAATAGTAAGGTGCCCGATATAGAGGGCTGTATTGAGGAAATGAAAAAGCAATCAACAGACGCTAATTTTCAAAACGTAAACCTGTTGAGTAATTTTTTCGAACAATACAAAGTGGAGCTCAAAAAGCACTTAGACAAAGAGGATTACGTGGTATTCCCTTATGTTATTTCACTGGAACAGGCTTTGGAATCGAAACAAATAGACGCAGAATTGATACAGCGGGTTAAAGAACAACCGATTGAAGAGTACGAGCGAAGCCACGAGAATATGGAAGTGAAATTGAGCGATCTTAAAAATTTAATTATCCGCCACCTCCCTCCTGTATTATGCAAGGATTCGTGCCAAAAACTCCTTACCGAATTATTTAGACTGGAAGCCGATTTGGAAAACCACTCACGAATAGAAGACAACGTTTTGATACCAAAAGTAAAACTGTTAGAACAAAAAATACTTGATGCAAGTGGAACCAAATGA
- a CDS encoding Fur family transcriptional regulator, which produces MSYKQSEIRNLLSEAGLKVTPQRVEILNAIYTLKNHPTAEKIIEHIRKSNPNIATGTVYKVLDTLVQKNLVKRVKTDRDIMRYDGITENHHHLYCSKCDTIEDYNDPELDQLLSEYFNKKNLKHFAIEDVVLQIRGTFHKC; this is translated from the coding sequence ATGAGTTATAAACAAAGCGAAATAAGAAATTTGTTATCGGAGGCCGGATTAAAGGTAACCCCCCAAAGGGTGGAAATTTTAAATGCCATATACACTTTAAAAAACCATCCTACCGCCGAAAAAATTATAGAACATATCCGTAAATCGAATCCCAATATTGCCACAGGTACGGTTTATAAAGTGCTGGATACGCTGGTACAAAAAAACCTTGTTAAAAGAGTTAAGACCGATCGCGACATCATGCGCTATGATGGAATAACTGAAAACCATCACCATTTATATTGCAGCAAATGCGATACAATAGAAGATTATAACGATCCTGAACTGGATCAGTTGCTAAGCGAATATTTTAACAAAAAAAATTTGAAGCACTTTGCAATAGAAGATGTTGTACTTCAGATACGAGGTACATTTCATAAATGCTAA
- the galB gene encoding beta-galactosidase GalB, translating into MMKQTILLTICVLFSLTANGQRTVITLHKNWKFTRIDNNEAIKMDYDDTAWEHVSVPHDWAITGPFDKELDKQVVAIVQNNEKVATEKTGRTGALPYIGVGWYRKQFRVPQFTEGKKVLLTFDGAMSEAQVYLNGKKVGYRPYGYSYFYFDISEHLLKGQDNTLAVRLENHKKSSRWYPGAGLYRKVQLILKDEVSFRHWGTFVTTPFISGEQAKVNIKAEVDGSDLTLVSEIMDANGKRVSQHSSQQIFGHTMEQNLEVLNPTLWSPETPYLYTAKLKLYQGNQLKDEQLIRFGIRQIAYEPDKGFVLNSEVTKFKGVCLHHDLGPIGAAINTAALRRQLVILKDMGCNAVRSSHNMPSLEQLELCDEMGFLFLAESFDEWAKAKVENGYHRFFNEWAEKDVVNLVRATRNHPSIVMWSSGNEVPDQYGSLGVKRAKWLQDIFHREDPTRPVTVGMDQVKAVMKSGFGAVLDIPGLNYRTHLYKEAYDKFPQGFILGSETASTVSSRGVYKFPVEPGKMVQYPDGQSSSYDLEACSWSNVPDEDFVLQDDHDWVIGEFVWTGFDYLGEPTPYDNYWPSRSSYFGICDLAGLPKDRYYLYRSRWNTKDETLHILPHWNWKGREGETTPVFVYTNHPSAELFVNGKSQGVQTKNDSSPQNRYRLMWMDVKYEPGTIKVIAFDEQGNQMAQKEMHTAGVPHHLVLSADRKVISADGKDLSYVTVSVVDKDGNLCPNASNHLSFKVKGAGTYRAACNGDATSLQMFHLPTMKAFSGKLVVLVQATDKPGNIKLEVSGKGLKKGAISIVSESATGAVTMEL; encoded by the coding sequence ATGATGAAACAAACCATACTTCTCACCATTTGCGTACTATTTTCACTTACCGCAAACGGACAGCGTACGGTAATCACCCTCCATAAAAACTGGAAGTTTACCCGGATCGATAACAACGAGGCCATTAAAATGGATTATGACGATACCGCTTGGGAGCATGTTAGCGTGCCACACGATTGGGCCATCACCGGACCCTTCGATAAGGAGTTAGACAAACAGGTGGTAGCCATTGTACAAAACAACGAAAAGGTGGCCACCGAAAAAACAGGACGTACAGGTGCCTTGCCGTATATTGGCGTGGGCTGGTATCGTAAACAATTTCGGGTGCCACAGTTTACCGAGGGTAAAAAAGTACTGCTTACTTTTGATGGCGCCATGAGTGAGGCGCAGGTTTATTTGAATGGTAAAAAAGTAGGCTATAGACCTTATGGTTACAGCTACTTTTATTTCGACATATCCGAACACCTGCTAAAAGGCCAGGATAACACGCTGGCTGTTCGTTTAGAGAACCACAAAAAATCATCCCGCTGGTATCCCGGCGCCGGACTGTATCGTAAGGTACAACTCATCTTAAAAGATGAAGTTAGCTTTAGACATTGGGGAACCTTTGTCACTACCCCATTTATTTCGGGTGAGCAGGCCAAAGTAAATATAAAAGCTGAGGTGGACGGAAGCGATTTAACGCTGGTAAGCGAAATTATGGATGCCAATGGAAAGCGGGTGAGTCAACACAGCAGCCAACAAATATTTGGCCACACCATGGAGCAAAATCTGGAAGTTCTTAATCCAACATTATGGAGCCCCGAAACGCCCTATTTATATACGGCAAAATTAAAACTATACCAAGGCAATCAATTAAAAGATGAGCAGCTAATCCGCTTTGGCATCCGCCAGATTGCCTACGAGCCGGATAAAGGATTTGTGCTAAACAGCGAGGTAACTAAGTTCAAAGGCGTGTGCTTACATCACGATTTAGGCCCCATAGGCGCCGCTATCAATACGGCAGCATTGCGTCGCCAGTTGGTCATTCTCAAAGATATGGGCTGCAATGCCGTTCGCTCTTCACACAACATGCCCTCGTTGGAGCAATTGGAATTATGCGACGAAATGGGCTTTCTGTTCCTGGCCGAGAGTTTTGACGAGTGGGCCAAGGCCAAAGTAGAAAATGGCTACCATCGCTTTTTTAACGAGTGGGCCGAAAAAGATGTGGTAAACCTGGTACGTGCCACACGTAATCATCCCAGCATCGTAATGTGGAGTTCCGGTAACGAGGTACCCGACCAATATGGGAGTCTCGGCGTAAAAAGAGCCAAATGGTTGCAGGATATTTTTCATCGCGAAGATCCCACGCGACCTGTCACGGTGGGTATGGATCAGGTAAAAGCGGTGATGAAAAGTGGCTTTGGTGCCGTGCTTGACATACCCGGCCTCAATTACCGCACACATCTGTACAAAGAAGCCTACGATAAATTTCCACAGGGTTTTATTTTGGGCTCAGAAACGGCTTCAACGGTAAGTTCAAGGGGCGTGTATAAGTTCCCCGTTGAGCCCGGCAAAATGGTGCAATACCCCGATGGGCAATCTTCATCGTACGATTTGGAAGCCTGCAGCTGGAGCAATGTGCCCGACGAGGATTTTGTTTTGCAGGATGACCATGATTGGGTGATAGGCGAATTTGTTTGGACAGGCTTCGACTACCTGGGCGAGCCAACACCCTATGATAATTACTGGCCATCGCGAAGTTCCTATTTTGGCATATGCGATTTGGCCGGATTACCCAAGGATCGTTATTATTTATATCGCAGTCGCTGGAATACGAAAGATGAAACACTCCACATCCTTCCGCACTGGAATTGGAAAGGCCGTGAGGGCGAAACTACGCCTGTTTTTGTATATACCAACCATCCCAGTGCCGAGCTTTTTGTAAACGGAAAGAGCCAGGGCGTGCAAACAAAGAATGACTCCAGCCCGCAAAATCGTTACCGGCTTATGTGGATGGACGTAAAATACGAGCCAGGCACTATTAAGGTAATTGCTTTTGATGAACAGGGTAACCAAATGGCCCAAAAGGAAATGCACACCGCAGGTGTTCCGCACCACCTTGTGCTCTCAGCCGACCGCAAAGTGATCAGTGCCGATGGAAAGGACCTTAGCTATGTTACCGTTTCGGTGGTGGATAAGGACGGCAACCTGTGCCCTAATGCCAGCAATCACTTATCCTTTAAAGTAAAGGGAGCAGGCACCTACCGTGCAGCATGTAACGGCGATGCCACCTCGCTGCAAATGTTTCACCTTCCCACCATGAAAGCCTTCAGCGGAAAACTGGTGGTATTGGTACAAGCTACCGATAAGCCCGGCAACATAAAGCTCGAGGTCAGTGGCAAAGGATTAAAAAAAGGGGCGATATCAATAGTCTCGGAATCTGCCACTGGTGCTGTAACAATGGAGCTATAA
- a CDS encoding CBS domain-containing protein, producing the protein MKKVQEYIHKDITCVNENSTLHRVINTMKLHRLSALPVVNKLGEYMGCISEQDILNGAIPAYMKTMYDTSFMAALDHITIHLKNKLDHKIIDFIDEKYPCVSPDESMSYAADLLYRQKGTILPVVEGKTLIGMLTRIDILSVSLDIN; encoded by the coding sequence ATGAAAAAAGTTCAAGAGTATATTCATAAAGATATTACCTGTGTGAATGAAAATTCCACTTTGCACAGGGTAATCAATACGATGAAACTACATCGCTTAAGTGCACTGCCCGTGGTTAATAAATTGGGCGAATATATGGGATGCATCAGCGAACAGGATATTTTAAACGGAGCTATACCAGCCTATATGAAAACCATGTACGACACTTCGTTTATGGCGGCATTGGATCACATAACTATCCATTTAAAAAACAAACTGGATCATAAAATTATTGATTTTATCGACGAAAAATATCCTTGTGTATCACCGGATGAATCGATGTCGTATGCGGCAGATCTATTATACCGCCAAAAAGGAACCATTTTACCCGTTGTTGAAGGCAAAACGCTCATCGGCATGTTAACTCGAATTGATATTCTGTCTGTTTCACTGGATATAAATTAA
- a CDS encoding lysophospholipid acyltransferase family protein, translated as MGKLFYQIYKWIVVIPVFAIASIVFSLGAALLAVLISPRAGSMSGVMWAKTVAFITPMRVKVYGKENIKKGQSYVIVANHQSAYDIFALYGFLGIDFRWMMKKELRNAFGIGPASALVGHIFIDRSSPKAAYESIKEAKEKLIKGTSVVIFPEGTRSGSNTLRKFKTGAFKLAEELELPLLPVTIKDTHKIYWGGAFNVKPGTVNLTINPGIDTAKYKGDTRKLMEITREVLIQPIKEYN; from the coding sequence ATGGGAAAGTTATTTTACCAAATTTACAAGTGGATTGTTGTTATCCCTGTTTTTGCCATTGCCAGCATTGTTTTTTCACTTGGTGCAGCACTATTGGCTGTTTTAATATCGCCTCGAGCCGGCAGCATGAGTGGGGTAATGTGGGCCAAAACCGTTGCTTTTATTACACCCATGAGGGTAAAAGTATATGGTAAAGAAAACATCAAAAAAGGACAGTCGTACGTTATCGTGGCAAACCACCAAAGTGCCTACGACATTTTTGCCTTGTATGGCTTTTTGGGTATTGACTTTAGGTGGATGATGAAAAAAGAACTTCGTAACGCTTTTGGCATAGGCCCCGCCAGCGCTTTGGTAGGCCATATATTCATTGACCGCTCATCGCCCAAAGCAGCCTATGAATCCATTAAGGAAGCCAAAGAAAAGCTGATCAAAGGTACTTCGGTTGTTATTTTCCCGGAAGGTACCCGAAGTGGATCCAACACCTTACGTAAATTCAAAACAGGTGCCTTTAAGTTAGCCGAGGAACTTGAATTGCCCTTATTGCCGGTTACCATTAAAGACACACATAAAATTTATTGGGGCGGCGCCTTTAACGTTAAGCCGGGAACGGTGAACCTTACTATTAACCCCGGTATCGATACTGCAAAATACAAGGGCGATACGCGTAAACTGATGGAAATAACCCGTGAGGTTTTGATTCAACCCATAAAGGAATATAATTAA